GTCCATTATTTACAATCTTGATTTGAACATCATCAGAATCAAGGGAAGTTTGAAGCAGAGAAAACTCATGGAAATCAAAAGGAGTTCCTTTTACTTCAGATATTTTTACTGGGAGAGTAGCTTCATCTACAGCAATAAAAGCATCTGAGTTAAGTTTTAGATATTCATCAGATATATCTCTTTTAAAATCTCCACTCAGATTAAAATATGAATGATTAGTAAGATTCATATATGTTTCTCTATCTGTAGTTCCATAATATTCAATAGATAGTTCATTATTTTTTAATATATATTTTACAGCAACAGAAATATTTCCTGGAAATCCTTCTTCTAAATGACAACTGTTAAGTGTAAGTTCCAGACCAACAAAGTCATCTCCTTTTATCTCTTTAGAAGCCCATATTTTGTGACTGAAATTATTTATTCCCCCATGGATATTATTTTTTCCATTGTTAGCATTAAGCTTATATGCAGTATTCCCTATTTTTAGCTCAGCATTGGATATTCTTCCAGCATTTCTTCCCACTACAGCTCCAAAATAAGGAGATCTTTCTTCATAATCAGTTATATTATTTAAATTTAAGACTATATTTTCAATCTTTCCATTTTTATCTGGAAAAGAAATTTTCCTTATAATTCCTCCATAATTAAGAATTTCAACTTCTAAAAAATCATTTTTAAGAGTATATAATTTCACTGTTTCATCAAATTTTGTTTTGCCCCAATTTCTAACTGTTAATTCCATTTGTTCTCACCTCTGAGCATTATTCTAACATAAAATAACAATAAAAGATAGAGATAAAAAGTAAAAGTAAAGGATTTTAGAAATAATACAGTAAATAAAATAAATCGTATACATATAAATATAATATTTTTATTATTGAAAAAATGTGGTATATATAAAAGACAAGGGAAAAATATTATACGGAGGGAGATTTAATGAAGAAAAAAATTTTAATATTACTATCTTGTTTATTATCTTTTTTATTGGTTAGTTGTGGGGGAAGTAAGACAGCTGAAAAACCAGCGTCTGCACCAAAGGATACATTAGTATTTGCCCAAATATCTGAATGTAAAACTTTAGATCCACAAGATACAACAGAACAATATTCTCAAAGGATAATAAATGTACTTTATGACAGACTTGTAGAAGTGGATGAAATGACAGGAGAAATAGTACCTGGACTGGCAAAAAGCTGGGAAAGAATAGATGAGAATACTCTTTTGTTTCATCTTAATGAAAATGTAAAATTTCATAATGGAGAAAAACTTACAGCAAATGATGTTAAGTTTACTATTGAAAGAGCTAAAAGTTTACCAAAAGTAGCTCACTTATACAAATTAATAAGCAATATAGAAGTTGTAGATGATAATACAGTAAAAGTTATAACAAGTGAGCCTTTTGCTCCATTGTTAGCTCATTTAAGCCATAAAACTGCTTCAATAATAAGTGAAAAATATTATACTGAAAAAGGGAATAAATATTTTGAAAATCCTGTAGGAACTGGTCCTTATAAATATAAAGACTGGAAAATAGGAGATAGAATAACTTTAGAAGCATTTTCTGAATACTTCAAAGGAGAACCAGCAATAAAATATATAGTTATAAGAGCAGTTCCAGAAGAAAACAGCAGAGTTATTGGACTTGAAACTGGTGAGATTGATATGACTGCTGACCTAGGTGCAGAATCAAGAAAAATAGTTTTAGATAATAAAGATAAAATAAATTATCTTGAATCAAGTGGAATATCTGTAAATTATGTAGGAATAAATACAGATAAAGGTGTTTTAAAAGATAGAGATGTAAGAAGAGCAATAGCAATGGCAATAAATAGAGATGATATTATTAATAGTATCATGATGGGAACAGTAGATAAAGCTAATAGTTTTATAGCTCCAGGAACATTCGGATACAGCCCAGAATCAAAAGTTTTAGAATATAATCCAGAAGAAGCTAAAAGAATAATTCAGGAAAAAGGATTAACAGGAACTAAATTAAGTCTTGGAGTAAGTAACAGCCCTGTAAGAATGCAGATGTGTGAAATAATTCAGGCTCAATTAAAAGAAGTAGGAATAGAAGTGTCTATAGAATCTTTAGAATGGGGAGCTTTCTTAGCTGCAACAGGTAGAGGAGATCTAGATATGTTTACACTTGGATGGGGACCATCTACATATGATGGAGACTATGGATTCTATCCTAATTTTCATAGTTCACAATTAGGTGGAGCTGGAAACAGATCACAATATGTAAATCCAGAAATGGATAAATTATTGGATGAGGCTAAAAAAGAAGTAGATCAAAATAAGAGAAAAGAATTATACAAGCAGGTTGCAGAAATAGTTTATGATGATGTGCCAGTTATTCCTATGTACTATTCTAACAATACAGTAGCTGCTGTAAAGGGAATAGAAGGAGTAAAAGCAACAAGCTATATCAATTTTGATGAATTAAGTTTTAAAAAATAAATCAGCAGAGTAAAGATGGAGGCATAATCAAATGAAAGAACTTATTAATATGATTGAGGAACTGACAAATACTTTTGGAGCTCCTGGATTTGAAGATGAGGTCATAGAAAAAATAAAAAAAGAGGTAAATTTTCTAAGCTCAGAAAGAGATTCAATAAATAATCTATTTATGGGACTCAAAGAAAGAGATTTAAATATACCAACAGTAGCATTAGATTGTCACACTGATGAAGTAGGATTTATAGTGGAAAATATCAATAGAAATGGTTCTATAAGTTTTCTTACTTTAGGTGGATGGTATATAGGGAATATTCCCGCCAGTGCTGTTGTTATTAAAAACAATAAGGGAGAATATATCAGAGGAGTAGTTACATCTAAACCCCCTCACTTTATGACTGAAGAAGAGAAAAGCAGACTTCCAAAAATGTCGGAACTTACTATTGATATAGGAACAAGCAGTTATGAAGAAACTGTTGAACTCTATGGAATAGAAGTGGGAAATTCAATTGTTCCAGATGTAAGTTTTGTATATGATGAAAAAATAGGTATAATGAGAGCAAAAGCTTTTGATAACAGACTTGGATGTGCAGCTTCAATTGAAGTATTGAAAGCTGTTAAGAATAGTGGAATAAAAAATGTCAATGTAGTAGGAGCATTTGCATCACAGGAAGAAGTTGGACTGAGAGGAGCACAGGTAGCTGCTTACAGAGTAAAACCTGATTTTGCAATAGTATTTGAAGGATCACCTGCTGATGATAGTTTTAAAGAGGGAACAGCTTCTCATGGAGCATTAAAAAAAGGTGTTCAGCTGAGAGTTGTAGATGGAGCTATGATATCTAATCCAAGAGTATTAAAGTTTGCAAGAGATATAGCTGATAAAAAGGGAATAAAATACCAAATAATAGCAAGAGAAAAAGGGTCAACTAATGGAGGAAAGTATCATATTTCTGAAACTGGTATTCCTGTACTTGTGCTGGGAATTCCTACAAGATATATTCATACTCATTATTCATATGCCTCAATAGATGATTTAACAGCAGCTATATCATTAGCTGTAGAAGTAATAAAAGAACTGAATAAAGATGTAATAAAATCATTTTAAAAAAATCACCCATGAGATAAATTTATCTTGTGGGTGACTTTTTATTTAACTAATCAGCTTCAAATAAATATTTTTCCATTAAAATGATCCCAAAATATCAGATATTATATAATATCTAGGATTAAAAAATTTTTAATTAAAATTTA
Above is a genomic segment from Fusobacterium sp. containing:
- a CDS encoding ABC transporter substrate-binding protein, which encodes MKKKILILLSCLLSFLLVSCGGSKTAEKPASAPKDTLVFAQISECKTLDPQDTTEQYSQRIINVLYDRLVEVDEMTGEIVPGLAKSWERIDENTLLFHLNENVKFHNGEKLTANDVKFTIERAKSLPKVAHLYKLISNIEVVDDNTVKVITSEPFAPLLAHLSHKTASIISEKYYTEKGNKYFENPVGTGPYKYKDWKIGDRITLEAFSEYFKGEPAIKYIVIRAVPEENSRVIGLETGEIDMTADLGAESRKIVLDNKDKINYLESSGISVNYVGINTDKGVLKDRDVRRAIAMAINRDDIINSIMMGTVDKANSFIAPGTFGYSPESKVLEYNPEEAKRIIQEKGLTGTKLSLGVSNSPVRMQMCEIIQAQLKEVGIEVSIESLEWGAFLAATGRGDLDMFTLGWGPSTYDGDYGFYPNFHSSQLGGAGNRSQYVNPEMDKLLDEAKKEVDQNKRKELYKQVAEIVYDDVPVIPMYYSNNTVAAVKGIEGVKATSYINFDELSFKK
- a CDS encoding aldose epimerase family protein, with protein sequence MELTVRNWGKTKFDETVKLYTLKNDFLEVEILNYGGIIRKISFPDKNGKIENIVLNLNNITDYEERSPYFGAVVGRNAGRISNAELKIGNTAYKLNANNGKNNIHGGINNFSHKIWASKEIKGDDFVGLELTLNSCHLEEGFPGNISVAVKYILKNNELSIEYYGTTDRETYMNLTNHSYFNLSGDFKRDISDEYLKLNSDAFIAVDEATLPVKISEVKGTPFDFHEFSLLQTSLDSDDVQIKIVNNGLDHPFILNQNKKIPAAELKDDVSGRILKVFTDQPAVVIYSGNYLHEVGKLSNGSDCKKHMGICFETQDYPDILNFLPEKSKIYSPTDPYIQKTIFKFLINKN
- a CDS encoding M42 family metallopeptidase encodes the protein MKELINMIEELTNTFGAPGFEDEVIEKIKKEVNFLSSERDSINNLFMGLKERDLNIPTVALDCHTDEVGFIVENINRNGSISFLTLGGWYIGNIPASAVVIKNNKGEYIRGVVTSKPPHFMTEEEKSRLPKMSELTIDIGTSSYEETVELYGIEVGNSIVPDVSFVYDEKIGIMRAKAFDNRLGCAASIEVLKAVKNSGIKNVNVVGAFASQEEVGLRGAQVAAYRVKPDFAIVFEGSPADDSFKEGTASHGALKKGVQLRVVDGAMISNPRVLKFARDIADKKGIKYQIIAREKGSTNGGKYHISETGIPVLVLGIPTRYIHTHYSYASIDDLTAAISLAVEVIKELNKDVIKSF